One stretch of Rosistilla oblonga DNA includes these proteins:
- a CDS encoding ABC transporter ATP-binding protein, with protein MIRALDFHKAYDDTIAVAGLSFEVLPGQVLGLVGPNGAGKTTTLRALSGLIPATRGRLEVAGLDVEQHPIAVKQQTAYVPDDPQLFDDLTVGQHMDFFASVYRVADADSKTQQLLQTFDLIEKVDQRASALSRGMRQKLAVCCAYLYSPAAILLDEPMTGLDPPGIRNLLESVRQRAADGAAIMISSHLLAMIESVCTDVLVLERGRAKFCGSIDAFKARFESAGTPASLEQAFFAATACELPVGASG; from the coding sequence ATGATCCGCGCACTCGATTTTCACAAAGCCTACGATGACACCATCGCGGTGGCAGGTCTCTCCTTTGAAGTCTTGCCCGGCCAAGTCCTTGGACTCGTCGGGCCCAACGGCGCCGGGAAGACGACGACGCTGCGAGCGTTGAGCGGGCTGATTCCGGCGACGCGCGGACGATTGGAAGTCGCTGGGCTGGATGTCGAACAGCATCCGATCGCGGTCAAGCAGCAGACGGCGTATGTCCCCGACGATCCACAATTGTTCGACGACCTGACCGTCGGCCAACACATGGACTTCTTCGCTTCGGTCTACCGCGTCGCCGATGCCGACAGCAAAACACAACAACTGCTGCAGACCTTCGACTTGATCGAGAAGGTTGACCAGCGAGCGAGCGCCCTCAGCCGCGGGATGCGACAAAAACTTGCCGTTTGTTGCGCGTACCTCTATTCGCCGGCGGCGATCCTGTTGGATGAACCGATGACCGGGTTGGACCCGCCGGGGATTCGCAATCTGTTGGAATCGGTTCGCCAGCGAGCGGCCGATGGTGCGGCGATCATGATCAGTTCGCATCTGTTGGCGATGATCGAATCGGTCTGCACCGATGTGCTGGTGTTGGAACGCGGCCGCGCCAAGTTCTGTGGATCGATCGATGCGTTTAAAGCTCGCTTCGAATCGGCCGGAACGCCGGCGTCGTTGGAACAGGCTTTCTTCGCCGCGACGGCTTGCGAGCTGCCGGTGGGAGCAAGTGGATGA
- a CDS encoding sulfotransferase family protein — MSEHAPAAAKSSASPKPDDFHPYPFYTPRFWHGMRTAPYWKLLRDGHFKIQPSRLAMAAIISGIAPINDVMAAGHRLVHGRRIDNTKLAGPPVFIVGHWRSGTTLLHELMVLDDQWTFPTSFQCFAPHHFLFTEWQFNMFGSWLLPSKRPMDNMSAGWRLPQEDEFALLVLGLPSPYRRMAFPGQAPPDMNYLDWTNISPEEHRTWVNGLRGFLKALTYKTPKPLVLKSPTHTGRIAVLAEAFPDAKFIHITRDPRNIFPSTCRLWKSLDVSQCFQRPNYDHLEEYVLECHERMYRAFHAGRSAVAEDQIIDIRYEDLVADPVAQLGHVYEKLNLGDFVGKLKPQLQDWVENQHRSYRTNKHSLPPEQEAVLKERWSEYFERYGYL, encoded by the coding sequence TTGAGCGAACACGCACCCGCTGCTGCAAAATCGTCCGCGTCGCCGAAGCCCGACGATTTTCACCCGTACCCGTTCTACACGCCCAGGTTCTGGCATGGGATGCGAACCGCTCCCTACTGGAAACTGCTCCGCGACGGGCACTTCAAAATCCAGCCATCTCGTCTTGCGATGGCGGCGATCATTTCGGGGATCGCCCCGATCAACGACGTGATGGCGGCGGGGCATCGGTTGGTCCACGGCCGACGAATCGACAACACCAAACTGGCCGGACCGCCGGTCTTTATCGTCGGTCATTGGCGCAGCGGCACCACGCTGCTGCATGAGTTAATGGTCCTGGACGATCAATGGACATTTCCGACGTCGTTCCAGTGCTTCGCGCCGCACCATTTCCTGTTCACCGAGTGGCAGTTCAACATGTTTGGCAGTTGGTTGCTGCCGAGCAAACGCCCGATGGACAACATGTCGGCCGGCTGGCGTTTGCCGCAGGAGGACGAATTCGCGCTGCTGGTCCTCGGCCTGCCATCGCCCTACCGGCGGATGGCTTTCCCCGGTCAAGCTCCGCCCGACATGAACTACCTCGATTGGACAAACATCTCGCCCGAGGAACATCGCACTTGGGTGAACGGTCTGCGTGGGTTCCTCAAAGCATTGACCTACAAGACTCCGAAACCGCTGGTTTTGAAAAGCCCCACCCACACCGGGCGGATCGCCGTCTTGGCGGAGGCTTTCCCCGACGCCAAGTTCATCCACATCACGCGTGACCCACGCAACATCTTCCCATCGACGTGTCGCCTATGGAAATCGTTAGACGTCTCGCAATGCTTCCAGCGGCCCAACTATGACCACTTGGAGGAATATGTCCTCGAGTGTCACGAGCGGATGTACCGAGCCTTCCACGCCGGCCGTTCGGCGGTCGCCGAGGATCAGATCATCGACATTCGATATGAAGACCTCGTCGCCGATCCCGTCGCTCAATTAGGCCACGTCTACGAAAAGCTGAACCTGGGAGATTTCGTCGGCAAGCTGAAGCCACAGCTGCAGGACTGGGTCGAAAACCAACACCGCAGCTACCGCACCAACAAACACTCCCTGCCGCCGGAGCAAGAGGCGGTGCTGAAGGAACGTTGGAGCGAATATTTCGAGCGGTATGGATACCTGTAG
- a CDS encoding Gfo/Idh/MocA family protein, translating to MFDRRQFIASSVATTVAATAAHSKASAADANKPVKVGVMGLSRGMSLATDLAKMDGVEVKYICDVDSTRLASGAEKLGKIAGTSPEAITDFRKILDDKEVDALVCAAPNHWHGPATIMACKAGKHVYVEKPASHNAQEGEWMIEAAEKYNRVVQVGTQRRSAPEMIQAMEKLQSGAIGKVFLSRGYYVNQRGSIGKVEPSAPPENLDYALWEGPAPHREYKSNVVPYNWHWNWHWGGGELANNGVHTLDICRWGMGVDYPTRTTISGGRYCYDDDQITPDTQVVAFEFGDGSQITWQGTSCNKHNVNPFVSFYGTEGSMEVDSNGGFKLFNRANKMVEEVKGTNNGQLAHLTNFVDAVRSGDASTLNQPIAEGHCSTMMCHLGVIAYRTGQDVVSDPTNGHIQGPQEQKAMWGREYNPAWEADVSKI from the coding sequence ATGTTCGATCGCCGTCAATTTATTGCCTCTTCCGTTGCGACCACGGTTGCTGCCACCGCGGCGCATTCCAAAGCCTCCGCCGCCGATGCCAACAAGCCTGTTAAAGTTGGCGTGATGGGCCTTTCACGCGGTATGTCGCTCGCCACCGACCTGGCCAAGATGGACGGTGTCGAAGTCAAATATATCTGCGACGTCGACAGCACTCGGCTCGCTTCGGGCGCTGAAAAGCTGGGCAAGATCGCTGGCACGTCCCCCGAAGCGATCACCGATTTCCGCAAGATCCTGGATGACAAAGAAGTCGACGCGTTGGTCTGCGCCGCTCCCAACCATTGGCACGGCCCTGCGACGATCATGGCCTGCAAAGCGGGCAAGCACGTCTACGTCGAAAAGCCAGCCAGCCACAACGCCCAAGAAGGCGAATGGATGATCGAGGCGGCTGAAAAGTACAACCGCGTCGTCCAAGTCGGTACGCAGCGCCGCAGTGCTCCCGAAATGATCCAAGCGATGGAAAAATTGCAATCCGGAGCGATCGGCAAGGTCTTCCTGTCGCGCGGCTATTATGTCAACCAACGCGGTTCGATCGGAAAGGTTGAACCGAGTGCACCGCCAGAAAACCTCGATTACGCGCTTTGGGAAGGCCCTGCCCCGCACCGCGAATACAAATCGAACGTCGTTCCTTACAACTGGCACTGGAACTGGCACTGGGGCGGTGGCGAATTGGCTAACAACGGCGTCCACACGCTGGACATCTGTCGTTGGGGAATGGGAGTCGATTATCCGACTCGCACGACGATCTCCGGCGGCCGCTACTGCTACGACGACGATCAAATCACTCCCGACACACAAGTTGTCGCGTTTGAATTTGGCGATGGCAGCCAGATCACCTGGCAAGGCACCTCGTGCAACAAGCACAACGTCAACCCATTTGTCTCGTTCTACGGAACCGAGGGTTCGATGGAAGTCGACAGCAACGGTGGCTTCAAGTTGTTCAATCGAGCCAACAAGATGGTCGAGGAGGTCAAGGGAACGAACAACGGCCAACTGGCTCACCTGACGAACTTCGTCGACGCGGTTCGCAGCGGCGATGCTTCGACCCTGAACCAACCGATCGCCGAAGGGCATTGCAGCACGATGATGTGCCACTTGGGCGTGATCGCGTATCGCACCGGCCAAGATGTCGTCTCCGATCCAACCAACGGCCACATCCAAGGGCCGCAGGAACAGAAGGCTATGTGGGGACGCGAGTACAACCCAGCTTGGGAAGCTGACGTTTCGAAGATCTAA
- a CDS encoding DUF4175 family protein → MSTTPSHHPSTAHPLLRRVRGLSWQAHGLLLIRAIAIVAASLILLAIGLGTIDWLVRSRSLGWRWLSTGLLVAAAVGLAWRWLVPAIRLRLRGTDVARQIEAVFPALGDRLSSSIDFLESPRPSKSHLEAAVIDRTTQDVQGLSFATALNLRPTLAALAAAAAIAAVLSGLWFQDSATVSHAAARLAQPWRQLDWPRRHHLQIDPLPQVVHQGDSLEVVVRDPQADLPSDAVVLVRTPAGTQRLALQQAGYSGVARIENVQTRLEIRATGGDDDTFDWQTVDVVQSPEITRHQWTLTPPEYTGKPERTIEALRFDVVSGTRAGLELSLSKPIAEARLSQSTSNSSDSGTASAGNLSDDGLIVLFEPLELTEDRQFQIEWTDVDGLPGSFAQEWTIRVVADSPPQVAWSEATRVSMVTPGGELALNWTAEDDFGLTETGGRWNRPGRSAAEDASEASDFAVQTLAEIERTTDGKAMFKPSDWKLQAGETVELTAWAIDQQGQRGVSPTLSLAIVSEAVIRQQVAENENTIVEKLRDATVEQRSARDQVLAAAAELEPDQDRAAAAQRVDFAATTQQQSRRTLQETGGAIDLARQAVELLESNGLVDADSQRLSDLLAALSELADGDSSEIVDAIASATDAMEDEVRDAAATSKLKQQLDRIGQQQLEVVDRLESLAGELVKRDAVRDLSRQLDDLLSDQQRLQTETADLDATDDSAKDSRQQTLGNSQQELSRRAARLAAEIAETAADLPDEQAPFADRLQRAADRLNEDQVVGQMRSSAEDLKSGRLGQSMEKQSQIQQALQSTRAALEGSDRSREESMSDAIQAAAKDLEDAADQQQQIGRRLEDPQEEAAELAEDWKQLAEQTQRLRSQVERLGAEQATDRIDQALEAQSQGQQQLQTGDRESAQRSSQTAQQQLDDAREQLAQLQKQVDADQQRKKMWAFIEQLEGILADQRALIARIEAAESGGLGDLAATEKQLAQRVQAISPMVAELAGFDFVMSGAADDMNRAAAMLARDDQSPAVIDAAQGALARLEQVLEAVMQQMRQPPGNEPTDPSQQDPQQQQDGPDDNENGQPSMASLRLLLGLQEWLLDRTAAVEAIDPVDEAQRNYKQQAIRQLAQRQQKLRDQFQSLLEQAPAPAADKEGDGI, encoded by the coding sequence ATGTCGACCACTCCATCGCATCACCCATCCACCGCCCATCCGCTGCTGCGTCGCGTCCGAGGGCTCTCCTGGCAGGCCCACGGTTTACTGTTGATTCGTGCGATCGCGATCGTCGCGGCGTCGTTGATCCTGTTGGCGATCGGGCTTGGCACAATCGATTGGCTAGTCCGCTCCCGTAGCTTGGGGTGGCGTTGGCTCTCGACCGGTCTGCTGGTCGCCGCTGCGGTCGGGCTCGCCTGGCGTTGGCTGGTCCCCGCGATCCGGCTGCGACTGCGAGGGACCGATGTCGCTCGGCAAATCGAAGCTGTCTTTCCCGCACTGGGCGATCGGCTCAGCAGTAGCATCGACTTTCTCGAGTCGCCGCGTCCTTCGAAAAGCCACCTCGAAGCCGCCGTCATCGATCGCACGACTCAGGATGTGCAAGGTTTATCGTTTGCAACGGCACTCAACCTCCGGCCGACCCTCGCGGCGTTGGCCGCCGCCGCGGCGATTGCTGCCGTTTTGAGCGGCCTGTGGTTCCAGGATTCCGCCACCGTTTCGCACGCCGCCGCCCGACTGGCTCAGCCCTGGCGACAACTCGATTGGCCGCGACGCCATCATTTGCAGATCGATCCGTTGCCCCAAGTGGTCCATCAAGGAGACAGCTTGGAAGTTGTCGTCCGCGATCCGCAAGCTGATCTTCCATCCGATGCGGTCGTGTTGGTGCGAACGCCCGCCGGGACGCAGAGGCTTGCGTTGCAGCAGGCCGGGTACAGCGGAGTCGCCCGCATCGAGAACGTGCAGACCCGATTGGAGATCCGCGCGACCGGAGGGGACGACGACACGTTCGACTGGCAAACGGTGGACGTGGTCCAGTCGCCTGAGATCACGCGCCATCAATGGACGCTCACCCCGCCCGAATATACCGGCAAACCCGAGCGGACGATCGAAGCCCTGCGATTCGATGTCGTCAGTGGAACGCGGGCTGGATTGGAACTGAGCCTATCCAAACCGATCGCCGAAGCGAGGCTGAGTCAGTCGACCAGCAACTCATCCGATTCGGGAACCGCAAGCGCAGGAAACCTGTCCGACGATGGACTGATCGTCCTCTTCGAGCCGCTGGAATTGACCGAGGATCGCCAGTTTCAGATCGAATGGACCGACGTCGACGGTCTGCCGGGGAGCTTTGCACAAGAGTGGACGATTCGTGTCGTTGCCGATTCGCCGCCGCAAGTCGCTTGGTCCGAAGCGACCCGCGTTTCGATGGTCACGCCCGGCGGAGAGCTTGCGTTGAACTGGACGGCGGAGGATGACTTTGGGCTGACCGAAACCGGGGGCCGCTGGAATCGACCCGGCCGGTCCGCTGCGGAGGACGCGTCGGAAGCTTCCGACTTTGCCGTGCAAACGCTAGCGGAGATCGAGCGGACGACCGACGGCAAGGCGATGTTCAAGCCGTCCGATTGGAAGCTGCAAGCGGGCGAAACGGTTGAGCTGACCGCGTGGGCGATCGACCAACAGGGGCAGCGAGGTGTCAGCCCGACGCTATCGTTGGCGATCGTTTCCGAAGCGGTGATTCGACAGCAGGTCGCCGAAAATGAAAACACGATCGTGGAGAAGCTGCGCGACGCCACCGTCGAACAACGATCCGCTCGTGATCAAGTTCTTGCCGCCGCGGCGGAGCTGGAGCCGGATCAGGACCGCGCCGCCGCAGCCCAACGCGTCGACTTTGCAGCGACCACGCAACAGCAATCGCGTCGCACGTTGCAAGAGACCGGCGGCGCGATCGATCTGGCCAGGCAAGCGGTCGAACTGCTGGAGAGCAACGGTCTGGTGGACGCCGATTCGCAACGCCTGAGCGATTTGCTGGCCGCGCTGTCGGAGTTGGCGGATGGGGATTCCAGCGAGATCGTCGATGCGATCGCCAGCGCCACCGACGCGATGGAAGACGAGGTACGCGACGCGGCAGCGACTTCGAAACTGAAGCAGCAATTAGATCGGATCGGCCAACAGCAACTGGAGGTCGTCGATCGGTTGGAGTCGTTGGCGGGAGAGCTTGTGAAACGCGATGCGGTTCGCGACCTGTCGCGTCAGTTGGACGATTTGTTATCGGATCAGCAGCGGTTGCAAACCGAAACCGCCGATCTCGATGCGACCGATGATTCGGCAAAGGACTCGCGCCAACAGACGCTTGGCAATTCGCAACAAGAACTGTCGCGGCGAGCTGCACGCTTGGCGGCGGAGATCGCCGAAACCGCAGCGGATCTCCCCGACGAACAGGCTCCGTTTGCCGATCGATTACAACGCGCTGCGGATCGTTTGAACGAGGATCAAGTGGTCGGGCAGATGCGGTCGAGTGCCGAGGATTTGAAGTCGGGACGGCTGGGGCAGTCGATGGAGAAACAATCGCAGATCCAGCAGGCGTTGCAGTCGACTCGGGCGGCACTGGAAGGAAGCGATCGCAGCCGCGAAGAATCGATGTCCGACGCGATCCAGGCTGCGGCCAAGGACTTGGAAGACGCAGCCGATCAGCAGCAGCAGATCGGTCGGCGCTTGGAGGATCCGCAGGAGGAGGCTGCCGAGTTAGCTGAGGATTGGAAGCAGCTGGCCGAACAGACCCAGCGGTTGCGTTCGCAAGTAGAGCGATTGGGTGCCGAGCAGGCGACCGATCGGATCGACCAAGCATTGGAAGCTCAATCGCAAGGCCAACAGCAATTGCAAACTGGCGATCGGGAATCGGCACAGCGATCGTCGCAGACCGCTCAGCAGCAGTTGGACGATGCCCGCGAGCAACTGGCGCAGCTGCAGAAGCAAGTCGACGCCGACCAGCAGCGGAAAAAGATGTGGGCGTTCATCGAACAGTTGGAAGGGATCTTGGCCGACCAGCGGGCGTTGATCGCTCGGATCGAAGCGGCCGAATCGGGAGGGCTCGGCGATCTGGCCGCGACCGAAAAGCAACTGGCTCAGCGCGTGCAAGCGATCTCGCCGATGGTAGCCGAGCTGGCCGGGTTCGACTTTGTCATGTCCGGTGCCGCCGATGATATGAACCGCGCTGCGGCGATGCTTGCACGGGACGATCAATCACCGGCGGTGATCGACGCGGCGCAAGGGGCGCTCGCGAGATTGGAACAAGTGCTCGAAGCGGTGATGCAGCAGATGCGTCAGCCCCCTGGAAACGAACCGACCGATCCGTCGCAGCAAGATCCGCAACAGCAGCAGGATGGACCGGACGACAACGAAAATGGTCAGCCGTCGATGGCCAGTTTGCGGCTGTTGTTGGGGCTGCAGGAATGGTTGTTGGATCGAACCGCGGCGGTCGAAGCGATCGATCCGGTCGACGAGGCTCAGCGAAACTACAAACAGCAGGCGATCCGCCAGTTAGCCCAGCGGCAGCAAAAGCTCCGCGATCAGTTTCAATCGCTATTGGAACAAGCTCCCGCCCCCGCGGCCGACAAAGAGGGCGACGGGATCTAA
- a CDS encoding 3-deoxy-7-phosphoheptulonate synthase, which yields MTQTTDDLRIRDQKSLRSPADLIAEIPVSETAANTVYQARQQFHQALEGTDDRIAVVVGPCSIHDPDAAIEYAAKLQKAQQRLSDDLLVIMRVYFEKPRTTVGWKGLINDPRIDGSFEINQGLQTARKLLLDINEVGVPAGVEYLDLISPQYIADLVGWGAIGARTTESQGHRELASGLSCPVGFKNGTAGSVQIAVDAIGAARNSHHFLSVAKDGRSTIFQTTGNEDCHLILRGGNTHTNYDAASVDDAAALLEKAGLDPRIMIDCSHANSRKRHERQAYVCRDICHQISEGDRRIIGVMIESNLVEGKQSKPEQRGQSITDACIGWDDTVTMLERLATAAKERRAAK from the coding sequence ATGACCCAGACGACCGACGACCTCCGAATCCGCGACCAAAAATCGCTCCGCTCCCCCGCCGACCTGATCGCAGAAATTCCTGTCAGCGAAACCGCTGCCAACACGGTTTATCAAGCCCGGCAGCAATTTCATCAGGCGTTGGAGGGGACCGACGATCGGATCGCTGTCGTCGTGGGGCCCTGTTCCATCCATGATCCCGATGCGGCGATCGAATACGCTGCCAAGCTGCAAAAGGCCCAGCAACGGTTGAGCGACGATCTGCTGGTCATCATGCGGGTCTACTTCGAAAAACCACGGACCACCGTCGGCTGGAAGGGGCTGATCAACGACCCTCGCATCGACGGCAGTTTCGAGATCAATCAGGGGCTGCAGACCGCCCGGAAGTTGTTGCTGGACATCAATGAAGTCGGCGTTCCCGCCGGCGTCGAATACCTCGATCTGATCAGCCCCCAGTACATCGCCGATCTCGTCGGTTGGGGAGCGATCGGGGCGCGGACGACCGAGAGCCAAGGGCACCGCGAACTCGCATCGGGCCTCTCTTGCCCTGTCGGTTTCAAAAATGGAACCGCTGGCAGCGTGCAGATCGCCGTCGATGCGATCGGTGCCGCCCGCAACTCGCACCATTTCCTCTCGGTCGCCAAAGATGGCCGCTCGACAATTTTCCAGACGACCGGCAACGAAGACTGTCACCTGATCCTGCGTGGTGGCAACACGCACACCAACTACGACGCCGCCAGCGTCGATGACGCCGCAGCGTTGTTGGAGAAAGCCGGTCTCGATCCACGGATCATGATCGATTGCAGCCACGCCAACTCACGCAAACGCCACGAACGTCAAGCTTACGTCTGCCGCGACATCTGCCATCAGATCAGCGAAGGAGATCGGCGGATCATCGGCGTGATGATCGAGAGCAATCTGGTCGAAGGCAAACAGAGCAAGCCGGAACAACGCGGCCAAAGCATCACCGACGCCTGCATCGGCTGGGACGACACCGTCACGATGTTAGAACGCCTAGCGACCGCAGCCAAAGAACGTCGCGCCGCGAAATAG
- a CDS encoding sulfatase: protein MSTRFMLLLLLAMSQTTLWSEEPTKPNIILVMADDLGWGDVGFNGNTVIQTPHLDAMAKNGMRLTRFYTASPLCSPTRGSCLTGRHPWRFGVLAAHTGGMRRGEMTVAEVARLKKYQTGFFGKWHLGWVKPEEQLPRGYYSPPWHHGFDETFATTSAVPTWNPTQTPPEKSSGKKKGKKDSAKEPEPWKGGKPYVHNGVEVADNMEGDDSRVIMDRVLPFIRGAAQKQQPFLACVWFHTPHEPVIAGPEYRKLYPNNGTAKQNYYGAITAMDDQIGRLRDELRQLGIEKNTILFFTSDNGPSDSLAKKGVASAGPFRGHKHTMYEGGLRVPSVVEWPGQIPADTTSDTVCATVDYFPTVVELTGASLGKKADRPIDGQSLMGVLKGTATQRSTPLFFGYRRLYKDIDGQALVENRYKLLKRAVAGGEYELYDLAEDPAEENDLSATEPEILARMKTRMAEYDESCRLSRDGADYQF from the coding sequence ATGTCTACGCGATTCATGCTGCTGTTGCTGCTCGCTATGTCTCAGACCACCCTTTGGTCTGAAGAGCCCACCAAGCCAAACATCATCCTCGTGATGGCGGATGATCTCGGCTGGGGTGACGTCGGCTTCAACGGGAACACCGTCATCCAGACGCCGCATCTGGACGCAATGGCGAAAAACGGCATGCGGCTGACGCGGTTCTATACAGCTTCGCCACTCTGTTCGCCGACGCGTGGCAGCTGTCTGACCGGGCGTCATCCCTGGCGTTTTGGTGTGTTGGCGGCACACACTGGCGGAATGCGACGGGGCGAGATGACGGTGGCCGAAGTCGCTCGATTGAAAAAATACCAGACGGGATTCTTCGGCAAATGGCACCTGGGCTGGGTGAAGCCAGAGGAACAGCTGCCGCGCGGCTATTATTCTCCACCGTGGCATCACGGTTTTGACGAAACCTTCGCGACGACCAGCGCGGTGCCGACATGGAACCCGACGCAGACGCCGCCGGAAAAATCGAGCGGCAAGAAGAAGGGAAAGAAGGATTCAGCCAAAGAGCCCGAGCCGTGGAAGGGAGGCAAACCCTACGTTCACAACGGCGTGGAAGTCGCGGACAACATGGAAGGCGACGACAGCCGGGTGATCATGGACCGAGTGCTCCCGTTCATCCGCGGTGCCGCACAGAAGCAGCAACCGTTCCTGGCGTGCGTCTGGTTTCACACGCCCCATGAACCTGTCATCGCCGGGCCGGAATACCGCAAACTCTATCCGAACAACGGCACGGCAAAGCAGAACTATTACGGTGCGATCACGGCGATGGACGACCAGATCGGACGGCTCCGCGACGAACTCCGCCAGCTCGGCATCGAAAAGAACACCATCCTGTTTTTCACCAGCGACAACGGCCCATCGGATTCGTTGGCGAAGAAGGGTGTCGCTTCGGCCGGCCCGTTCCGAGGCCACAAACACACGATGTACGAGGGAGGGTTGCGGGTGCCGTCGGTTGTCGAATGGCCGGGACAGATTCCAGCCGACACCACCAGCGACACGGTTTGCGCAACCGTCGACTATTTTCCGACAGTGGTCGAATTGACTGGCGCGTCGCTGGGCAAAAAGGCCGATCGCCCGATCGACGGCCAGTCGTTGATGGGCGTTCTGAAAGGAACCGCCACGCAGCGGTCGACGCCGTTATTCTTCGGCTACCGTCGCCTCTATAAAGACATCGACGGACAGGCGTTAGTCGAGAACCGTTACAAGTTGCTGAAGCGGGCCGTTGCCGGCGGCGAATACGAACTGTACGACCTCGCCGAAGATCCGGCCGAGGAAAACGATCTATCAGCGACCGAACCCGAGATTTTGGCGAGGATGAAAACGCGGATGGCCGAATACGACGAATCGTGTCGACTCAGCCGCGACGGAGCCGATTATCAGTTCTAG
- a CDS encoding DUF6384 family protein: MNASQNASANAAQAATDDRSPADDAASLSLPEMLRVLEVARQMREDRQTAEVALRRDEVRTQIRRKLIESAKVTGEEVSDAEVDAAIEQYFDTMHVLKEPKFGFESLLAHVYVMRRRVAAGAAAVAVALAITWYAFLSPWAPLSPTVRAERAAAVQVEQSQVLLQQIESASLDPDATAEASRLMAEVQAAGAANPAAATAAHERLNKLWGQMQKQYEVHIVSGASEMSAFERDFTDDQGTRLAGYYVVVETRSPEGRVLRQSIRNAETGEEQLVARWAERVSKDVYERLRDDKVSDGVLNETLFAVKRRGEIEERVQIPTRSGEMLQRKAQITNW, translated from the coding sequence ATGAATGCATCACAAAACGCCTCCGCCAACGCTGCACAAGCGGCGACCGACGATCGTTCGCCGGCCGACGACGCCGCTTCGCTTTCGTTGCCCGAGATGCTTCGCGTGTTGGAAGTCGCGCGGCAGATGCGGGAAGACCGCCAGACGGCTGAAGTCGCGCTGCGCCGCGACGAGGTTCGGACTCAGATCCGCCGCAAGTTGATCGAATCGGCGAAGGTCACCGGCGAAGAGGTTAGCGACGCGGAGGTCGATGCCGCGATCGAACAATACTTCGACACGATGCACGTGTTGAAAGAGCCTAAGTTTGGGTTCGAATCGCTGTTGGCGCACGTCTATGTGATGCGGCGACGCGTCGCCGCCGGGGCTGCCGCGGTTGCCGTCGCCCTTGCGATCACCTGGTATGCGTTCCTGTCGCCCTGGGCACCGCTCAGCCCCACGGTTCGGGCGGAGCGTGCTGCGGCGGTGCAAGTCGAACAATCGCAGGTCTTGTTGCAGCAGATCGAATCGGCTTCGTTGGATCCCGATGCCACCGCCGAAGCGTCGCGGTTGATGGCTGAGGTGCAAGCGGCTGGCGCGGCGAACCCTGCTGCTGCCACGGCGGCTCACGAGCGGTTGAACAAGTTGTGGGGGCAGATGCAAAAGCAGTACGAGGTCCACATCGTTTCGGGTGCCAGCGAGATGTCGGCTTTCGAACGCGACTTTACCGACGATCAAGGGACGCGGTTGGCCGGATATTACGTGGTCGTCGAAACGCGTTCGCCCGAGGGACGCGTGCTGCGACAATCGATCCGCAACGCCGAAACGGGTGAAGAGCAGTTGGTCGCTCGTTGGGCCGAACGGGTTTCCAAAGATGTCTACGAGCGATTGCGGGACGACAAAGTGTCCGATGGCGTGCTGAACGAAACCTTGTTTGCGGTCAAGCGTCGCGGCGAGATCGAGGAACGGGTTCAGATCCCAACGCGTAGCGGCGAAATGCTGCAGCGGAAAGCTCAGATTACCAACTGGTAG